The following proteins come from a genomic window of Pelmatolapia mariae isolate MD_Pm_ZW linkage group LG17, Pm_UMD_F_2, whole genome shotgun sequence:
- the LOC134646648 gene encoding NADH-cytochrome b5 reductase 3, producing MLSYIIGLIRGGFDSIINLIFRLLFPKKRPAITLEDPNIKYALRLIDKEIVSHDTRKFRFALPSPEHVLGLPIGQHIYLSAKIDGKLVVRPYTPVSSDDDKGFVDLVVKIYFKDVNPKFPEGGKMSQYLESLRIDDTIDFRGPSGLLVYKGKGVFAIQPDKKSPAEMKTAKHLGMIAGGTGITPMLQSVTAIMKDPDDKTVCHLLFANQTEKDILLRPELEEIQVNHPDRFKLWFTVDRAPENWEYSKGFISEDMVREHLPPPSNETLILMCGPPPMIQFACNPNLDKVGHADSRRFTF from the exons ATGCTCTCCTACATCATTGGG CTGATCCGAGGCGGCTTTGACAGCATCATCAACCTCATCTTCAGGCTGCTCTTCCCAAAGAAGAGACCGGCCATCACCTTAGAGGACCCCAACATTAAGTATGCACTGCGCCTGATAGATAAAGAG attgtcaGCCATGACACAAGAAAGTTCCGCTTTGCACTGCCATCCCCTGAACACGTCCTTGGTCTCCCTATTG GGCAGCACATCTATCTCTCGGCAAAGATAGACGGGAAGCTTGTCGTCCGTCCGTATACACCAGTGTCCAGCGATGACGACAAAGGTTTTGTGGACCTGGTGGTGAAG ATTTACTTTAAAGACGTTAATCCAAAATTCCCAGAGGGCGGGAAGATGAGTCAGTACTTGGAGAGCCTCAGGATCGACGACACGATTGACTTCAGAGGACCCAGCGGCTTACTCGTTTACAAGGGCAAAG GTGTTTTTGCCATTCAGCCTGATAAAAAGTCCCCAGCTGAGATGAAGACTGCCAAGCATTTGGGCATGATCGCTGGAGGCACAG GCATCACTCCCATGCTGCAGAGCGTCACAGCAATAATGAAAGATCCTGATGACAAAACAGTGTGTCACCTGCTGTTTGCCAACCAG ACTGAGAAAGACATCCTTCTGCGACCGGAGCTGGAAGAGATTCAGGTCAACCACCCGGACCGGTTCAAGCTGTGGTTCACCGTCGACAGAGCACCTGAAA aCTGGGAGTACAGCAAAGGCTTCATCAGCGAAGACATGGTGAGGGAACACCTGCCGCCTCCCAGCAACGAGACCCTCATCCTGATGTGCGGACCTCCACCGATGATCCAGTTTGCCTGCAACCCTAACCTGGATAAAGTCGGCCATGCCGACAGCCGCAGGTTCACGTTTTAG